The window TGCATTTAGTCGCTCTACGTCTAGTTTTATTGATTCCATGGTTTGGTTTAAAGGTTGTCCAGTTTGATGGCAGTCCTTTTCGACTGCTTGGCGCAGTCTCTTAGGATCTATTATCCCCGCTCTTTGTCCTTCAGGAACGAAAATATTTTTGCATATTTCACACTGGGCTACTACCACAATGCCGTCAATGGTTACTCGGCTTAAGTTAGTACAGAACGATTCGTGTTCCTCAGAACTCCCCTCATTGCCGCACTCGTTGCAGCGGATTTTTTCGACAAATGTTTCTGCAAGACCTTTAAGGCGGAATTTTAGAGGCATAAAAAAACCTTTTTTTGCACTAAGCAAAACTTGTTAGTCGAGATACAAGAAACGCGAGTCATTCTCGCTGTTTATACCATTTACAAAAATCCTTTTTGGAAATGGTATAACTTGCAAGCATATTTATCCAGCATCAACTGGGAAAAGCCGGTCAAGCATCAACAACTCAAATGTCTCCTTAACGAACCCCAAGAGGGGTTTTACCATTAATACGCCGTTTTCGGCTTTTAGGCGCTTGTAGCACATTAGAATTTTACCAATTCCGTATGAGTTAATTATTTGAACGGCAGTGAGATCCAAGACAATAGTGCGTTTGTGCTGGTCAAAAGCTTTATTGAACGCTTTCCGTAGCGCCTCGCCAGCCTGCTCGTTGTCTAGATCCCCAACCACGGTAATCGTAGCTTTCTCACCTTCAATATCTATTTCGTAGTTTTCTATCTCGTTGTCGGCGTCCATTGCTTTAACGTCCTTTTAGTGCGCATTGTGATTTAGCTGTTCAATTGACATCCATGCTCGCGCTGTCCACTTGCTGTTACTACTGTTCCTCACTGGCTACTCGTTTATTGTTAGTATCGGAATAATAAACCATAAATATTTAGGAATTAGCGATAGTTATATCGTTAATAGCCAGCCACAATCTATCTATTGCTAGCTCATATAAATGCTATCGGAAGACTTCGATCGGTTCTAAAGGGTCTATTATTGGCGTTGCTGAATAGACTTTCGTTACTTGCTACGTTTTCTCTTAGATTGTCCGTTTACAATACCGATATGTATAAGTTGAGGCTGTAACTTGGATGTTCGCAAGAATGGCTGAATTGCGGGTCTTGTCACAGTGGAGCTTTTGGGGTCTATTAAACTTTTATTGATGTAAGTTTGCAGCGGGGAAGCATAGATGGAAGAGCAGACTAAAATACCTGAAGAGTATCAAGGCAGGGTATCCTCCGAAAAAAGTTGGATGGAGATTGTGGCATGGGTTGGAGATTTGCCACCGCTGCCACAGGTTGCCGCTAAGGCGATTCAACTTGTGGAAAACCCTGATACCTCGGCACAACAAATCACCACGGTTCTAAGCAGCGATACTGCCTTAGCCGCGCGGGTGCTAAAAATTGCCAATTCAGCAATGTTTTCTAGACAGCGCGAAATAACGACCTTATCCCAAGCGGTTATGGTAATCGGCTTTAAGGCTTTAAAGGGAATAATCGTCGCTGCAACTCTACGTCAGCTAAATCGCAAGAACGGCAAGTTGGAGCAACTAGTATGGCAGAATTCAATGTGCACAGCCATGGGCGCTCATGTAGTTGCGCAGCGCCTGCGAAAGCCTTATGTGGACGAACTATTTTTGCTTGGGCTTTTACACGATCTTGGCAAGTTGGTGCTAATTCGCCAGGCTGCAGAGGATTTTAATAAGGTGATTGCTCTAGCTAAGGAAGGCAAAGCCTTTGTCGAAGTGGAACAGGAGTTATTGGGTTTTTCTCATCCGCTAATCGGAGCGCTGGTTGCAAAAAAGTGGAACTTTCCGCCCGAAGCTTGTCAGGTGATACTCCATCATCACGATCAGTTGGAAGCGCCATTAGACACGACACTCGATCAAAAAACAGCCATTGTTCAATTTGCTAACTGTATGTCGCATGTGCTTGGCCATGGCAATTTGGAGGGCTTTATGGATTATAGTGGCTTATTGGCGAGTACTGGCAATTTGTTAGGGCTCAATCCGGCGGATATAACTGAACTTTCCGAGAAGACCAACACGACTTTTATGGAGCAAAGCTCGGCATTCCAATAGTGTGGAGACTGCCTTTCTCCCGAACATTTGCTGAACGTGGCTATTTCTCTTTTGGTGTTGGTTGTGATGGAACGGGGTTGCTGCCGGTTTCGCTTGTGGCTTTTGTCCAAAGTTGAAAGCGGATGGGAAAGTTCGAATCGTCCAGTATGATTTGCCTTCCGCGACGAGTTCTTAAATTTACAATAATAGGTGCTTTTAAATTAACAGTTGTTTCTTCAAGCACTGGTCTGGCAGAAACGAGGTTTAGAACAGCACATTCATCATCTGGCTGGATATCCAAGTCCTTGTCGCCTATAGGCAAATCAAATTTATAATTATCACCAAACTCAGCGCCATTAACTACGACAAAGGCCAATTCTGCCTGGTCAGCCGACTGTAGCCACGAAAAAGGAGGATTGTAATCGAGCAGTAAGAAACGCTGACTTTTTGGAAAACCAATAATGCCCGAGGCGATGAATATTAAAGCCGAGCGGTTCACTTCCAGCTCGCCGAAGCGAGTACTGTTTACCTTCAAAATACCTTTAGAAAGTGCATCTGGCATAGTTGACATTGGCTCTAATCTTTTACTTAAAGGTTTCTAATCTTCTTTTTTGCTGATTTTAAACGCGTTTAGACCCCGAGCTTCTTTCCTTGCAAGGCTGTCGCTAATACTGCTAAATTCTCGCGCGGAGTTATGCGAAAATTCGGCCGCTTCCTGGTTTTCTGCTAATATTTGCAAATAAATTTCTTCGCGATAAATCTTTACCGAGGGTGGGGCCTCTACTCCAAGGCGAATCTGATTCCCTTTAATCTCCATAAGCTTAACTTGAATGTTGTCGCCGATATAAACGCTTTCCCCGGCTCTTCTTGTTAGAATGAGCATTTGAAACTCCATGTATTAGCAAATTAGCTGTGCGATCTTATGATGCGCTATCGTTTGAAGGTATACCAATTAACTAATTCTCGAAATGATGTTTTTTGGCAACTTGCGTTTATCCTGACTCGATATTAGACTAAATAATGCCAAAGAATTGAACACTACAAAGCTAATAATTTAGGGAACTTAGTATGGGCAATCAAGTCTATAAAACTCTAGAACTTACGGGTTCGTCGACTACTAGTATAGAGGATGCTGTGCAGACAGCTCTTCTGAGAGCTTCTAAGACTATTCGCGACATGAAGTGGTTTAGCGTCGTAGAAACCCGCGGCAGCATTGAAAATGGAAAGGTTGGTAACTGGCAGGTTACGATTAAAGTTGGATTCGCACTAGAGGGTTAGGCGGCGAGTTTCGAAATTACCTTTTATAAGAGACTCTTCACTTCTGCTTCCAGGCGCGTTCGGTTCCAATGCAGAGTGTTGTGTATGGCAGCAAAGAGGTCGATTTTTCTTTCGTTCATGACGTCGTAAAGGTTGGCTATTGCGATTGCGCCGCCTTGTTTTTCGACCGCAAGAAAGTACATGGCTGCGCGAGAGTAGTCCGAGCCTGAGCCTTGAAAATAGAAATTGTTAGGTGTCGATTTGATAGAGATGCTTGCAAGTTCGTTTGTTCGCATTTCGATAGATGTCCTATCAAGTGATCCGTGAAGGCGAGCGGCGTAAATTTCAAACCAGGTAGCGAAACCTTCGGAGCGAAGGCGATCGGGAGAATTGGAGCTAAGTAGCTGATGTTCTACTACGTGGCCCATTTCGTGTACTACTGTTTCTGCCAAGCCTGAGTCAGCAACTGACTTGTCGTGTAATGAGTCGTCTGAGGCTTGTTCGCCAGCGCAACCCCTAGCTACTCGTTGGGCAACTATGTAAATATTTGCCGGAGGTGTCATCCAGCCCGGATGGCAGTTTTGCAATAGGTAAAATGGAATTTGAGTTTCTGGCATGTTTGCGTCTAGAAAAACTACTTTCCAGGACAAATCCGTGTTTTGCATTCTTCGGCGAAAGCCCGCTTGATTAATTGCCTTTGCAGTAGCATTGGCTGCTGTAGCTAAAGCTTTATTTGGAGACATTCTAAAAAACTTTTCAGCAGATCTTGGCCACCTAGCCTCTATGGAGCCGAGAGAAGACGGAATAGTGACGTTCCTTGTGCTTCCTTCTAATTCTATTTCAGTTGGAGCGGCCAAGGTGTTAAATTTTGCCTTGTCGCCGCAAGTTGCATTGCGTCTATATTTGTGAGGTATTTGGCGCTTAGAAGGAGATGAAAATGTTTCTCCTTTTTCGTTTCTGTAGATACAGACTTCTTCTGCTGACGCTAGGTAGGAGTTGCTAAAAAATATAATGGCAAGTAGCAGAGAAACAGCAAATTTTAGTCTAAATTGCATCGCCTAATTACTTCGTTTAAAAGATAGTAAAAGAGGAACTTACGTGACAAATAATCATCGCAAGTTCCTCTTTATGCACTTGTTATGCGTTTTTCTATCGATTGTCCGCGAAGTTGCCTAATCTATATCCGAGGCGTCCTCTGGCGTAAAATCGAAGAAAATGTCTACTAGAGACCTCAACACGAAAGCTCCCACCGCAACAACTAACAAGCCCACTGCTGCCCTATATGCGCCAAAGGCCGCACTGACAATTGCCGATAGTCCCGCCATCACCATGATAAGCGAGCCCATGTTGCCCTCGATTAACTGGAATATTCTACCTGTTACCATTTCCAGTCGCACATCGCCTTGCTCAACCCCATCTCCTGGACCCTCCTCTAGATCATTAAGTTGTGCCGTTGCTATTTCGTTTAAGCCGCATGCTAGTATGCCGATCCCAAGCACTAGCATTAAAGCAGTTCCATGCCGCATAACAAAGGATTTAAATACCACGTTTACCGTTCTGCAAATTGCAGTGTAAAACGAGTAACCTTTATTAAAAGCCGTAATTACTCTGTCCATTTCATTCTCTCCAAATAATTGTACAATATTTTTGTGCGCCTTTGCTCACAAACTTCCAATGTTAAACCCTACTAATAGTGTCCAACAATAACTATATACACCTTGTTATGGAGCTATGACACTGCAACGTGACGAAAAAATTACGGCCACTTCACATCCCTTCGCCCGATCCCGCATTTTATGGGCGCTAAATACCGATAAAATGCTGCTACGAAACAATATTTATCGCTAACAGCAACCTCCTGCGCCGCCTGGAGCCTTTAAAGCCTCTATGGCGGGCAATTTCTTGCCTTCTAAAAGCTTTAAGAAAGCTCCCCCCGCGGTTGACACAAAATCGAGCTTTTCCAAAGCATGTTGCTCGTGAATTGCTCTATCCGTGTCTCCACCACCTACGACTCTGAGAGCATTTTTGCAGTTTACCAAAAGGTCTACAATACCATAGGTTCCACGCTCAAAGCCCTTATGCTCAAAGGCGCCCATTGGGCCGTTCCAGATAATAGTTTTAGCTATATCGAGTTCGTTCTTAAACATGGCAATCGTCTTAGGCCCAATATCTAAGATAGTCATGTGAGGGGGAACGGCGTCGATTCCTACGACCTTGCTAGATGATGGTTCGGAAATGTCGCTTGCTACAATTACATCTATGGGCAGCAATAATTTATTTGTCTCTGCCAGGGTTCCCTCTACCTGTTGTGCGGTTTCAATTTGCTCTGGCTCAAAAAGTGACTTGCCTACTTGCAGGCCACGGGCTGCTAAGAAAGTGTTTGCCATTGCC is drawn from Deltaproteobacteria bacterium and contains these coding sequences:
- a CDS encoding STAS domain-containing protein — encoded protein: MDADNEIENYEIDIEGEKATITVVGDLDNEQAGEALRKAFNKAFDQHKRTIVLDLTAVQIINSYGIGKILMCYKRLKAENGVLMVKPLLGFVKETFELLMLDRLFPVDAG
- a CDS encoding HDOD domain-containing protein, whose amino-acid sequence is MEEQTKIPEEYQGRVSSEKSWMEIVAWVGDLPPLPQVAAKAIQLVENPDTSAQQITTVLSSDTALAARVLKIANSAMFSRQREITTLSQAVMVIGFKALKGIIVAATLRQLNRKNGKLEQLVWQNSMCTAMGAHVVAQRLRKPYVDELFLLGLLHDLGKLVLIRQAAEDFNKVIALAKEGKAFVEVEQELLGFSHPLIGALVAKKWNFPPEACQVILHHHDQLEAPLDTTLDQKTAIVQFANCMSHVLGHGNLEGFMDYSGLLASTGNLLGLNPADITELSEKTNTTFMEQSSAFQ
- the fliW gene encoding flagellar assembly protein FliW, which produces MPDALSKGILKVNSTRFGELEVNRSALIFIASGIIGFPKSQRFLLLDYNPPFSWLQSADQAELAFVVVNGAEFGDNYKFDLPIGDKDLDIQPDDECAVLNLVSARPVLEETTVNLKAPIIVNLRTRRGRQIILDDSNFPIRFQLWTKATSETGSNPVPSQPTPKEK
- the csrA gene encoding carbon storage regulator CsrA, with amino-acid sequence MLILTRRAGESVYIGDNIQVKLMEIKGNQIRLGVEAPPSVKIYREEIYLQILAENQEAAEFSHNSAREFSSISDSLARKEARGLNAFKISKKED
- a CDS encoding dodecin domain-containing protein, giving the protein MGNQVYKTLELTGSSTTSIEDAVQTALLRASKTIRDMKWFSVVETRGSIENGKVGNWQVTIKVGFALEG